Part of the Stigmatopora argus isolate UIUO_Sarg chromosome 3, RoL_Sarg_1.0, whole genome shotgun sequence genome, caaaTCAAGTGTGGTAAGTTCTTACCTTGGTCATAGCTattttatattagattagattagataactgtatttgggaaatttcattgtcacagtagcaagagggtgagaatacagacacagaaaaagacattttagacataaataaataggtcataaataagttaataaataaatgaataaataaataagcgtgttgctgaaatatatatatatatctacatatatacatatctacatatatacatatatataatatatatatacatatatacatatatatatacacatacatatatacatatatatacacatatatacatatatataataataataataataataataataataataataataatcggacataggccatgtcgtcattaccacaacacaaaaagcctacttgtcatcacacgcagaaactgcgtgtgacgaaattgatacatatatatatacatatatacatacatacacacatatatatacatacacatatatacatacatatatatatacatatatatatatatatacatatacatacatatatatatatatatatatatatacatatatatatatatatatacacacacataaatatatacatatatatacacacatatatgtatatatagatatatatacacatatatatatgtatatatacatatatatatacacatatatatacatatatacatatatatacatatatacacatatatacatatttacacatatatacatatatacacacatatttatacatatatatacatatatacatatatatacatatatacatatatatacatatatacacatatatacatatttacacatatatacatatatacacacatatttatacatatatatacatatatacatatatatatatatatacatatatatatacatatatatacacatacatacatagatgtacatgtatacatagtGTTGGTCTTAACACATCTTAACACTTGGTCACATTCACTTACATTTCCGAATTTTCACTAAGTTGGACGAATTTTGCTGTTGTGCTATGAAATTTAGAGGAAAATGAATTGTTCTACCTTtgaaccatctgaaaaaaaaaaactatcgcGTTCTGCTAACCACGTTGGTCACTTTTTTTAACCTCACTTaaattttattgtatataaatctttttatgactacttatgtGCGCACTTTATGTTCTAGctgtaaatctcattgtacttaatgacaataaaggctttcaaTTAAATTGGTATGTTGAATTTCCATgtacataaataaaatgaactttTAATGCTCAGGTTGAGCATGGACTACTAGCCTTATGTTGACATTCCCAGGCCATCCGTCACCCAATAAGTACCTTGACTAGCTCCTCCTCCTTCATAGTCAACAGGTGACTCCAGGTGATGTCCTTCTTCTGCGGAGAGAGGCAAATTAGACGATTTCAGCGGCGCAAAATCATACTCCATTCCAACCTCCGTCCTTATTTAGGCTAACGGGCTAGTCAAAGCTACTGTAACGTCTCACCTGCAACGCTAATCTAAGTAACGGCATGCTACCATTAATGGATAGAGTGACGTTTGAAAGATGTGGGAAGGTCGCACAGGAAAATGGAGGATTGAGAAATTAAATCAACTTTCATGCATGTGTAAGGCAAAAATTTTAACCATCTAAATTAATCATGGGAAATATTTTATGCACAATGTGATGGCTTAAAACAAGATTTCCGAATAATTCTCAAATTATCCATGATTTAAATTGATATAAATGTACAAGTGAGAATGATTATTATGCAGTTCCAGCAGGAATGATTTTAAACAATACTGTACATACACTGCATGTATGAATTGttgtaaaaaaagattttcgcATTTTTAAACATATACACGGTAAGATTTTAAACCTTTTGTACtagacaatttaaatcaaaaaagGATCATTTCAAATATGAATGTAGCAAAGACTTGATCTTTTTGTTCCCCCAAAATAAGGAAAGCGCACCTTCTAAAAACAGCTGATTGCATTGCATTAAAaagggtgcaaaaaaaaaaagtggtgacGTACATTGATGATGTCCGTGAGGTATTCCAGATCCAGACCGTGAAGAAAGAGCTCCAACTCAGTCTTGGGCACGCTGATgtgtcaaaaaacaacaacaaaaaagacactgtgactgttggggttattctgggatgttattatatatgtccgtattaatcattatatgtatgtgtggaatattagtcattacaaaaaggccatgcagaaagtgattaacactgcccagaggattgtcggctgctctctgccctcactggaagacattgccagccctcgttacctcagcagagccaggaacattgtcagggaaccataccaccctggtcacaatctgttccagctgctgccctctggcagacgctataggtcccacaaagtacggacaaataggcttaaggacagtctTTCCCCCACATctatcagaactctaaatttgcggtaacacaacacacattcccttctgaggtaatatgaaaagatgtttgggtggtgatctgcctcctactaactgactgaaggtaagtgaaagacagtgagaggtaagtgacctgtatccataacagcagaatgccaaatgacaagtccgtaactatgacttatttaggtcttttgccgagtaaacgcaccttatggagaagcactaccaatttcgtcatacgcagtttctgggtgtgatgacaagtaggcttttgttgttgatgatgacgacagggcctatgtccgattattattattattataagtatatgtgatacattaaatcattataagcagacgaaagcttaGTATAAAAAGGACACTCCCcacctgcagctggctccgaggacatttaattgtttttagaactattgacctgacagatcaccaagttccgggccgaggactgttgatctgagttcgcaatgaagatcttggattccggcagatggcgataatcgaatcaacttccgaaaatactcgcatattgtttcaaaatactgttgctcggctcggttcaccttgtatggAAATTAtgatgcttacttgtgcaaattcttacgcagttgttttttggtttccgacctgatatgcaattgttgtggcagttgttttttgaccttaattgtgttattcgcttatgcaattggattgaatagagaaccttgtaattgttttgatgtcttaaattggcaggagAGGAATTCGGGTCCtttagaatgtcacggtggcgaggacgagccaggactgatTCTCATTCTAACGCCGGAGATGTGCCCGATGCCttccttgtattgttttatattatattaaagtatatctatcaATAAACCTATCAGTGACATTACGCATTCAATTTTTATAGGGCCGGACATGTTAATTTCTAccagtatttatttttgtccgtACATGGAGCAGCACAATCAATATATTTTCTTGTCGTGGCTACATTACAACGTCCTACCTTTCCACAAAAGACGCAGGCCGAGCATCGGCGTTATCGACGGCGGAAAAACATTCGGCCAATGGAAGAGCGGGGTCAATGCTCGTTGAGGAGGAAAGGATCCTGTAGATCTACACGTGaggaacacacacaaaatacagCACATTCAGTaactagtaaaaaaaatggtttcgcCTTTGTGACACTTTTTCAAGTCAATGTCGTCATGTTAGGCTACTCTtgctaatgtatttttattctctttttttaaaacgtgtCTTACGATAGAGTCATTAGACGATCATAATCATGTCACGCCACCCGTCATAAATACGAATTAAGAATCCTAATCAGAGTTCCTAAACTCTAAGAATTTTGAAACAATGTCAACTAAATAACACTTAATATCATGAGCCTTCATTCATAAATTACGGCAGGTGTCATGTCACCATGAATTGGGATACTGTCACAGGACACATTCAAATAAAGTtgaattagtaaaaaaaaaaaaaattaatagctgGAAATGTATCCatatcaaattaaaaatatatatacaaatacatggTACTGTAGCTCGGTCATGCAGAAATAGAGGAAAATAAACTATATTTTTATAGTAAAGACAGTTTAATCATGAACTTCAATTCGAGTTATTAACTTAGTAAACActgattttgaattgaatgattttattgtcataatacaaatattatgagattttctttcaatttttcaattttcagtCTTGATTAAGCCATATTGATCAATTTATATTCCCCCATGTCAAAAATATTGCTCGATTccccaaattcaaataaagtatTTCATCCCTGAAGGGCCTTACATTTCTCATCATACtgccaaaaaagaaaatccttTTGACTCCAAACGAATTCAGATGACAAATAAATATCACCTCGCACGCATTATAACACAAGATCCCCCTCCACGAATTGGCCAACGTCACGCGGCGTCCCACGAGCGGGAGTTCGCCGTAGCGGCGACTTCCCCGGCTCGGTGCGGTATTTATCACGTACGGGCTACACAGTGTCCGGCGAGTGTTAACGATACCTCCGTGCGCTTGTGAAGCAAAGCCAGCTGAGCGGGGCTCTTTCCTTCCTTGGTCTCGATGGTCCTGTCGGCTCCCAGCTGGAGGAGCTTCAGCGCCGCCTCTTCTCGGCCGTGGAGGACGGCCATCGACAAGGCCTGAGAGAGCGCGAAACGCGTTACGTTAAACGCCAACGCGTGCACGGCTAACCGTAGGAAGGTCacgtcgtgaccggacgattcgcccaaagacgtttggccgacggacagttcgccgaacggacgtttcgccgaaacgggattcgcgcgctcgccccgcccccggatcgtgtgtgtacatgtttttcaacctctgcccgcgggccatataaggcccgttacagataacattcatttaggaataacaagggcattgaatgtagtacttactgttactactactttattttctctatttcttctgtcacgtactgttctgcgtgatctccaaatggctactactttaaacgcaaggataaaataaaaaatataaaaaattggcaacttgtatttagaaatatgtccagcggggggcagtacatgcccttgttattcctaaatgaatgttatctgtaacgggccgtatatggccctcgggccgaggttgaaaaacatgtacacacacgatccgggggcgggacgagcgcgcgaatcctgtttcggcgaaacgtccgttcggcgaactgtccgtcggccaaacgtctgtcggccaaacgtctgtcggcgaatcgtccgagtaccaggtCACGTACGGTGTAGCCGTTAGCTTGCTGCATATTGAGGTCGGCTCCGTGGGATGCGAGGAGGTTGATGACCTTGCAGTGATTGTCTCGAGCGGCCAACATCAGACATGTGACTTGAAAccttaaaaaagacaaatgcaaaacatataccatatttattcgagtataacgcgcacccataatttgttgcTGAACAcacgtcgccatgacaaaacatttggtacgaaaacctggtaaaacaaactactaccaatatgaacacaattctcaaatggaatttacaattttaaatcctttgtctaattcacgtgtcaaagtggtggcccgggggccaaatctggcccgccacatcattttgtgtggcccgggaaagtcaatcatgagtgctgactttctgttttaggatcaaattcaaatgaagagtatagatgtatattacatttcctgattttcctccatttaaatcaataattgtcattttttaatccattttttctgtgtttttagttcaaaaaacatttttctaaaatctaaaaaatatatttaaaaaaaatcaaaaataaaatgttttagatctataaaaaagtgaatattcagggcttttaatccagttcttttaatcctggAGGGGACTTTtcaccagcagagggcagtgtttcatcGGTATTTGTGTATAActttgtttcagtttttttgctacaaaattgtacgcgttatacacgaataaACACAGTAAACTGGGCTATTGCTCTAATTTAGAGCTGCAGCTAACCATCGTTATCGACTCATCTGATGATTAATTCAAAATGACACTATGCACAATACATGTGGAAATATATTTTGCCATATGTGGCAGTATATTTTGCAATATATGACATTTATGACATGCAATGTATGTGGCTCTTCGACTCTCACAGTtccaaatgtttgctttttgtgtgtaacTTGTTGGCATTGCCTGTACTATGGGCAACAAGACCCAGCTTTGTCGGGCAGATAAAGAGCATTCCATTGAAATAACCCCAACTGGGCTGAAACAAACAAGGTACAGTACATCAATCACTTTTAAAGTGGCACATGTCAACGAGGCGAGTTCGCTGTTGACTCGCCGTGGTGATTTAGTGAGTCGTCTCTGGGAAAGAGTCCGCGCTGGTCAAACAGCGTGACAGCAAACAGTCATATTAATCACCTCCAAGTAGACAAAAGGTAATGTTTTATGTCAATTCGCACACATTCCTCGTCGCTTCACTACGGCGCACTTCCTCTTCGGCCAGCGGGAAACGGGATCGGTCGCATGGTTCGTTTCGACTGTCAGCGTGACGGGGTCTTTCTCATGCAGCTCGTTAACGTCGGCGATGCCGCGAATCGACCGTAAAAAGGTCATTTGGGGAGATTTCGTCGAGATGAATGAGGCTAGATGTGGGAAAACGAATACCGCATTTTCTGGCAAATTAGCcgccttcgcgtataagccttacccttaaaatggccttaaaatttgggaattttacaatttccctcgtataagccgccccctgattcacaattttcatggttttaatagggagtgaaAATGTgagtacacggttgattggtcgccggtgttttggttgcccggaaggtaagtgataattaccatttaaatcattgctcaaattccctaaatacaaactgcgaatgactatttagtcatacttaatgccttagtaattattaggctaaagaaaagctccaaatttcccggacttttattgttttttgttggagaacttgttaagaccctgacggacgtcgcttcttaaagggacagcgcatgtacatacaaactcttatacgtcggctcagtgaaactgctcatggctattgttggcttttattgatgcgtagaccgtgttgttttaccttgttttgtcgtcggtcttttggttgccgagcttttggtcgcccgttgtcgcggtcggggcgaccaaaagaccgccaccaaaagaccgccaccaaaagaccggcgaccaaaagacggcgaccaaaagaccggggaccaatcTACCGCACactcaaatgtgttactttgaaggaaaaatcttgagaaaaatcatcgcacgtgctatttctgagttACCATAAGGATCGGAATTGGTGTTGCCTGCATgaagatagattttttttcttgaatttctttcatagacgtcaaaataaattgtgcttagcattttatctgtttatcttttctctattttgaaataaatgaccgcattgtcttgtgtaatgccgttttgtttttgtcaccttACACTTtcgagcatgtcaagtctaatacgtgcgcatataagccgtaccgtcaattcggtcatcattttttgagccgcaaatacggcgtatttgtgagaaaatacggtaggaaAGGTTGACCTTTCTCTTCCGTGCGTCGCTAGTTTTAGAAGCTAACATGTGCGGAGCAGCTAAAAAGCCACTTCTGGCATCAACATGCGAGTAAATGTGAGCGCATGTGAACAATTGGGAGCCCACGTCGTGTTTGTCCagagtttgtttgtttatgctAAAGCAGAGGCCTAACCAGCTGGTGTTCATTTCTCGCGTGACGCTCCGACGTAAGCAACGTCCGTGGGGATCGTCGGACGGACGGCGTTCCATAATCTCTGCTCGCAGGTATTTGCTCGAAGGAGGAAGCGATCATTTTCCCGGAACTGATCATTTTCCTGGCACCGGTCGAAGGACGGTCTTTAACTTGTATACTAAACAAGGCATGCACCCTCACTCTGCTTAGATTTACACAGGAAACATTTCGTTGGCGCAGAGCAGAATTCTGGGCACGTTGAACCCCGCATAGAAAATGACGCAATATtacttttaataaaaacaattcgTTCAGCCCATATTTTGCCACCCTTTTAAAACATTTGAAGTCATTGGAACTCATGGTGGAAATTATACCCGGCAATTCCAATCAGGGATATGTTATTCAagttcaataatggatgcatacGTCAACAAAAAAGATGGATATACGTAGGCGTCCATTGGATTAAAAGGATAGTTTCATCAATTCTGTCAATTCCAAATCACTGACATTTCCATCAATTCCAATAACAACTATACTCCACCAGGTCCAAAGACACCCCGCAAAAATTCAGCAATTCCAATGACACCAATCTCTGTCATTTCCAAATATCTGTCAATTCCAATGACGGCAAAAATCCATCAATTCCACCACGTCCCCCCAGAAAATCCATCCATTCCAATGACATCAATCTCCATCATTTCCAAATATCTGTCAATTCCAATGACGAGAAAATTTGTCAATTCCACCacgtcccccccccaaaaatccctcAGAAAATCCAACAATTCCAATGACACCAATCTCCATCATTTCCGAATATCTGTCAATTCCAGTGACGGAATTATCCCTCAATCTTACCCCATTCAAAGgtatcccccaaaaattaattaatccTAATGCGACAAATATCGGTGTCTATTCCAAAAATGAAACCAGCTTTCAAATTCCAACAGGGATTGTGAAATTGGGATTTTCTACTGTTCAAAATCAAACTACTTCAACATGTTTTTTGTGAAGGAAGCAAATCTTGAACCTGCGAcactcaattgaaaaaaaaaacctctaagAAGGAATGTCAATTCTTTACGGATGTGTCCTCACCTGTCAGTCACGTTGGGATCTGCGTTCCTGGAAAGCAGAAGCGCCACACAGCGAGCAATTTGGTTCTCCTCGGCCAGGGCAGTGCAGGCCACCATCAGCATCGTCTTGTTGTCTGCAGACAATAACAACATACCTCAAATTATCCAGAtataaaattacaaaatattatttcctCGTAAAATAAAGAACATTAAGGCCTGATATATTGAAGCTTATAAGCTTTCGACCAGgggttggaatttttttgacagagagagccatatacaattcatattttcaaatattattcctcaaaaagcattttgtaaaatctaaaaataaatatataaaactattttgggttttccactttaatattgaatatatatatatttttaaatgtttttagatgttttcccttactaagaaaaaatagttcaaataaacagttttatatctataaaaaaacggaatacttagggcttttgatccagttcttataatccaattaaaaaaaagaaaatctaaatattatatctaaaatggtccggcccacgtgaaatcgagttgatgttattgcggcccgcgaacaaacccgagtttgaaacCCTTGCTGTAAGCTTAGCATTCGATAGCATTTGCTAATCTCTAAGCTACGTTCACACTGTAAGTCAATtgcactttctttttttatgcaaTAGGAACGATCCAAAATATGAATAGGATAACCTGCACTAGTTTTTTGATTTAACTCTGATTTCTGGAGAGCGCTCCATCATGGGAGGTAAGGTATGAACTTTGATTACCCCACGAGATTAGCTCTGGTTCAAGACGACGTCTGGAGCTGTTCATAAGCCGAGACCCCCGGCGTCGCGTTCAATTTCCACCGGCTTCCAggcaatgtgtttgtgtgtatttgtttttggaCTTCTCCATGTGTGttgctgtgtttttgttgtttacgTGGTCTTGGCCTGGGCGCAAAGCAGACGGGCCTTAGCTTGCGTTTGCGTGGAATTGGGTAAATAAATGCTGATCCTGAGATTTTGCTGAGCGGGAATAGTAGCGCTATGGCGAGCGGGAATAGTAGCGCTATGGCGACTGGGATGTGTTTCCCTCATGCGTTCACTCGTGGATTCCCTCAGAAAAAGACCAATGGGGCATTTCGTTGTTTACTTCACCTGCCACCAACGTCACACGCCCGTCAAATGATGCTGAACTCACTTGACCTTTTAACCAGGGAGTAACTAGAACCTCCGTTAGCCGCTTAACGCTAACATAGAGGCAACATTGTAACAATGTTTTGCGTATTGCGCAACACTCGGCTCATTTTGGAACACTCAAAAAGTGGCTTTGAAATTTTAGGAAGTACTTGTCAGCATAAGAAACGTTAAGACTTTGACATTATTACTGTTTTGGGGTATTGCTGTTGCTTTaatacgtgtgcggtcgattggtcgccggtcttttggtcgccgtcttttggtcgctggtcttttggtcgccggtcttttggtcgccggtcttttggtcgccggtcttttggtcgccggtcttttggtcgccggtcttttggtcgccggtcttttggtcgccggtcttttggtcgccggtcttttggtcgccggtcttttggtcgccccgaccgcgacaacgggcgaccaaaagaccggcgacaaaacaaggtaaaacaacacagtctatgcatgaataaaagccaacaatggccatgagcggtttcactgagccgacgtgtgagtgtagaagagtttggatgtacatgcgctgtccctttaagaagagacgtcagtcagtcagggtcttaacaagttctccaacaaaaaaaacaataaaagttcgggaaatttggagcttttctttagcctaataatgactagggcattaagtatgactaaatagtaattcgcaatttgtatttagggaatttgagcaacgatttaaatggtaattatcaataaccttccgggcgaccaatccacTGTGTACCCTTTAATATGggtcaggggtggcgaacacccGGCTtgcgagccgcatgcggctctctTATCAAATTacgtatatactgtggctcttttgtgtttctcttatttttattcgcATTTtatggcccattaaaaacaaataatacattatatttaaaaataatttgccaGATAGGATTGTTTTGTAACGGTTAGAAAGTGTTACGGTGAATAATAAGGTTTTGAATGCAGGTTTTTGTATGTTTTGGAACGTCACCCGCAGGGCGTGGCTCCTTGACtatcaatattttaattttttgctgtttttgtctaacttgttcgccacccctaatATAGGTCATGTCATTATCCACCTGCCTGATTTAGTTTTTAGTCCATGGAAGTTTGACTAAAAGTCATTTTAGCATCTTTAGCATCACATTGGAGTCCATGtgttttgggggattaatgCAAAGGAGTAAAGAAGTAGACCGAAGCGAAAAACAGCTCCCACGGATCAAAAGGTGTGGTTTTTCTGCAACATTTCCTCTTTGGCGTCATCGCTGTTAAGTGATGACAGATTATAGATTTACAGTGGATTTAGTAGCTTGACTACCCTGTTACGTATGTTCTGCTGGTGGcaactggaaaaaaaggtcTGATGGGGAAATGGAATGAATTTGATTGGAATGTATGACAGATGCGCAAACCTTTGCTGAAGTTGGCATTGGCCCCACGGTCCAAAAGCACTTGGGCCACTTTGTCGTCCGCCAGAATGAGAGCAAAAATCAGTGGAGTCCAATCAAAGCCCAGATTGCTCTCCACGTCCATGCCTGTGAACAATACAAACGATAGTAGTACTATTGTAGTAACATAAGTACTCCCATCATTTAATTGCCGTGTttctatgaatgaaaatgttctTACCTTTATCCAGCAGCCGTTCAATGGCACGGACGTTGCCTTCACTAATGGCGTTTTTCATCAAGAAGACGTTATCTACCTCTTCTGCTTCTTCATTGTCAGGATTCTGTCACAACAAACGTCTGTTATTTACAATACATCAGTGTCTAATTCGATGAACAAAACAACGCCAGGAAGGATATTCGTCGTCTGAGAAgggattttacattttttaagatTATGTGAAGcactctagagcaagggtgtcagactcgggttggttcgcgggccacgttaacgttgGACCAttctagatataatatttagaatcttttttaatacatggattaaaagaactggattaaaagccctgaatattcagtttttatagatctaaaacaatgtttattttagctttatatatatttttagattttacaaaataatttttgaactaaaaacacagaaaaaaatggataaaaaaattacaattattgatttaaaacagggctgtcagactcgggttggttcgcgggccactttaacgtcaacttgatttcacgtgagccggaacattttagatatatttagatttttttaaataaatggattaaaagaactggattaaaagctctgaatattcactttttatagatctaaaacaatgtttattttagctttttttatatatttttcgattttacaaaatgatttttgaactaaaacacagaaaaaatggattaaaaatgacaattattgatttaaaagggggaaaatcaggaaatttaatatacatctatacttttcattttaatttgatcctaaaacagaaagttggcactcatcatttacttgctggggccgcacaaaatgatgcggcgggccagatttggcccccggaccgccactttgacacacgtgctctCGAGCTACAAAAAGTTGTAAACGTTGAGAAATGGAACTTCTGAGGGATGATTTGTTTTAACTGATAAATACGTAATTTGCTGTTCCATTTATCAC contains:
- the asz1 gene encoding ankyrin repeat, SAM and basic leucine zipper domain-containing protein 1 isoform X1, which codes for MDESKIGGFPAGYESDSSNEDWYTERPPEKKIVHFQNPDNEEAEEVDNVFLMKNAISEGNVRAIERLLDKGMDVESNLGFDWTPLIFALILADDKVAQVLLDRGANANFSKDNKTMLMVACTALAEENQIARCVALLLSRNADPNVTDRFQVTCLMLAARDNHCKVINLLASHGADLNMQQANGYTVRDLALSMAVLHGREEAALKLLQLGADRTIETKEGKSPAQLALLHKRTEIYRILSSSTSIDPALPLAECFSAVDNADARPASFVESVPKTELELFLHGLDLEYLTDIINKKDITWSHLLTMKEEELVKIGITEPEDQQKVLSAGQKIQLDRVDLDTIERLGVTDSGSEELLNYLIKLKQQCCCLTESMQDVIRHFPLQVSKLVFTLDHKRKAESVCDELMAHTQDLQTEVNCLHRLLCQMNDTPNFCGLPVAPGDRKAAPLAGVAAVALGAALFFFLCRR
- the asz1 gene encoding ankyrin repeat, SAM and basic leucine zipper domain-containing protein 1 isoform X2, giving the protein MDESKIGGFPAGYESDSSNEDWYTERPPEKKIVHFQNPDNEEAEEVDNVFLMKNAISEGNVRAIERLLDKGMDVESNLGFDWTPLIFALILADDKVAQVLLDRGANANFSKDNKTMLMVACTALAEENQIARCVALLLSRNADPNVTDRFQVTCLMLAARDNHCKVINLLASHGADLNMQQANGYTALSMAVLHGREEAALKLLQLGADRTIETKEGKSPAQLALLHKRTEIYRILSSSTSIDPALPLAECFSAVDNADARPASFVESVPKTELELFLHGLDLEYLTDIINKKDITWSHLLTMKEEELVKIGITEPEDQQKVLSAGQKIQLDRVDLDTIERLGVTDSGSEELLNYLIKLKQQCCCLTESMQDVIRHFPLQVSKLVFTLDHKRKAESVCDELMAHTQDLQTEVNCLHRLLCQMNDTPNFCGLPVAPGDRKAAPLAGVAAVALGAALFFFLCRR